The nucleotide window CCTGATCGTTGAAGGCCGGCGTGTTGAACGGCGCGAGCACCATTCGGTAGTTGATCACAAAGTTCACGGCGCCCGCTGCCAAATTCGTCACGCCGATGAGGATGCCCGCCTTCTTCATGGCGTGCCCGACCGTCGGCTCATCGAGCAAGCGTTCCATCTGCTGCTCGCGTTCCGGCGTGTCGGGACTCAACCCCTGTAGCGCGATCGCGCGCGTCACGGGCGACCCGATCAGCGCCGTGGCACCAAACACCAGAAACGAGACGACGTAGCTGACACTGTCCTTCAGGGCGAAAAGCAGCCCGTCCACGTACCAGAACGCGAGGGCCCCGCGCATCAGCGACGTCAGACCGACGAACGCCGTGATGAAGTTGAAGCGGCGGGTGATCACCAGGAGGTCAAGGAGTACCCACACCACCGGGATCATGGCGGCCGTGAGGTACGCATTGAGCGCCCCGAGCGGTTCGGTCCCGTATTTCAGGACAAGGATCGGTATGGCGGCACCGATCAGAATGTCCAGCGTGAGCTTCAGCGTCTTCGACATGGACGTGGAATCTCACTGGGGGCGGGGGTAGATGGTACCGGCGGGGATGCAACTAAACTGCGACCTCCCTAGTGAGCAGGGGGGAGGGCATCAGGAAGGAGGAGGCAGGCGAGTTCAAGGGGTCAGAGTCGTTGAACGCCAGCGTTCAAC belongs to Gemmatimonas sp. and includes:
- a CDS encoding VC0807 family protein; its protein translation is MSKTLKLTLDILIGAAIPILVLKYGTEPLGALNAYLTAAMIPVVWVLLDLLVITRRFNFITAFVGLTSLMRGALAFWYVDGLLFALKDSVSYVVSFLVFGATALIGSPVTRAIALQGLSPDTPEREQQMERLLDEPTVGHAMKKAGILIGVTNLAAGAVNFVINYRMVLAPFNTPAFNDQVANVNAITRFVLVLPDMVAIFFAFSMMYKAMYALLPADQGADPDAGEFWTLLARREDALELVKAGASATDASGTALGADDVHSRAARQAREEFGLS